From a region of the Streptacidiphilus albus JL83 genome:
- a CDS encoding DUF742 domain-containing protein codes for MTASEDQHGQYGTGYPGTGHDAFGGPGGGYAPGYPGYESNPYQEEQRYVENGYTGGGYRDQPYQDDWNRPSSSAQGSRRGEPEQDQDDQPLIRPYAMTGGRTRPRYQLAIEALVSTTTPPERFASLLPEHQRICHLCQDIKSVAEISALLSIPLGVARILVADLAESGLVAIHQPAAGGDSGGTPDVTLLERVLSGLRKL; via the coding sequence GTGACAGCGTCAGAGGATCAGCACGGCCAGTACGGCACCGGCTATCCGGGTACAGGTCATGACGCGTTCGGCGGTCCCGGTGGCGGCTACGCCCCCGGCTACCCCGGCTACGAGAGCAACCCGTACCAGGAAGAACAGCGGTACGTCGAGAACGGCTACACCGGAGGCGGCTACCGCGACCAGCCGTACCAGGACGACTGGAACCGTCCGTCCTCGTCGGCCCAGGGGTCCCGGCGCGGCGAGCCGGAGCAGGACCAGGACGACCAGCCGCTGATCCGCCCCTACGCGATGACCGGCGGCCGGACCCGGCCCCGCTACCAGTTGGCGATCGAGGCCCTGGTCTCGACCACGACGCCGCCCGAGCGCTTCGCCTCGCTCCTCCCGGAGCACCAGCGGATCTGCCACCTCTGCCAGGACATCAAGTCCGTGGCCGAGATCTCGGCCCTGCTGTCCATCCCCCTCGGGGTGGCCCGCATCCTCGTTGCCGACCTGGCCGAATCCGGCCTGGTCGCGATCCACCAGCCCGCTGCCGGAGGCGATTCCGGCGGCACGCCAGACGTGACACTGCTCGAAAGGGTGCTCAGTGGACTACGCAAGCTCTAG